The following proteins come from a genomic window of Citrobacter europaeus:
- a CDS encoding gamma-aminobutyraldehyde dehydrogenase gives MKTLKHFINGQYVAGSSEDTFELVSPVDGETYALSPNASAAEVEQAYSAAEAAFSIWRKSTPAQRQKALLRLADEIERNVERLVNAQSQETGQLRHFIEKEEIAASCDAIRFFAGAARCLEGKAAGEYSAGFTSTIRREPLGIVGQVTPWNYPFMMAVWKIAPALAAGNTVVLKPSDTTPISTLLLAELAAPLFPRGAFNVVLGKASTGSLVVSNPKASLVSITGSVRAGLQVAASAAANLTRAHLELGGKAPAVVFADADMDKAIATIATAGFFNAGQDCTAATRILVEQSIYAEFLEKLIQKTKSIKFGPPEDQEALYGALNSKNQLEQVKGFIERLPAHAKIETGGRAGSGPGFYFEPTIVSGLHQNDEAIQHEVFGPVMTIQSFSTDEEVLHKANDVEYGLAASVWTSNHGRAQRFSIDLDFGTVWINNHIPLCAEMPHGGFKKSGYGKDLSSYSLEEYTRVKHIMCDISE, from the coding sequence ATGAAAACCCTGAAGCATTTTATTAATGGGCAATATGTAGCAGGCAGCAGCGAAGACACCTTCGAGCTGGTGAGTCCGGTTGACGGCGAAACGTACGCATTATCTCCTAACGCCAGCGCGGCAGAGGTGGAGCAGGCATATTCGGCAGCGGAGGCGGCGTTTAGCATCTGGAGAAAATCGACGCCGGCACAGCGGCAAAAGGCGTTATTGCGCCTGGCTGATGAGATTGAACGCAACGTTGAGCGGTTAGTAAACGCGCAGAGCCAGGAAACCGGTCAGCTTCGCCATTTTATTGAGAAAGAAGAGATCGCGGCATCCTGCGATGCCATCCGCTTTTTTGCCGGCGCGGCGCGCTGTCTTGAAGGGAAGGCGGCAGGAGAATATTCCGCCGGGTTTACCTCAACTATCCGCCGCGAACCGCTGGGTATTGTTGGTCAGGTTACGCCATGGAACTACCCGTTCATGATGGCGGTATGGAAGATTGCGCCAGCGCTGGCGGCAGGCAACACGGTTGTATTAAAGCCAAGCGACACCACACCGATCAGCACGCTGCTGTTGGCCGAACTGGCTGCCCCGTTGTTCCCGAGAGGAGCATTTAACGTCGTGTTGGGCAAAGCCAGCACCGGTTCGCTGGTGGTTTCAAACCCGAAAGCCTCGCTGGTTTCGATTACCGGTTCGGTCCGTGCGGGTCTGCAGGTTGCGGCTTCGGCTGCGGCAAACCTGACCAGGGCGCATCTGGAATTGGGCGGGAAAGCGCCCGCGGTGGTTTTTGCCGATGCGGATATGGACAAGGCGATTGCGACAATCGCCACGGCAGGCTTTTTCAATGCCGGGCAGGACTGCACGGCGGCTACGCGTATCCTGGTCGAACAGTCCATTTACGCTGAGTTTCTGGAAAAGCTGATCCAGAAAACGAAGAGTATTAAATTTGGACCGCCAGAGGACCAGGAGGCGCTGTATGGCGCATTAAATAGCAAAAATCAGTTGGAGCAGGTGAAAGGCTTTATTGAACGTTTACCAGCACATGCAAAAATTGAAACCGGTGGGCGCGCAGGATCTGGGCCTGGCTTCTATTTTGAACCGACGATCGTCTCCGGATTGCATCAAAATGATGAAGCTATTCAGCATGAAGTATTTGGTCCGGTAATGACTATTCAATCGTTTTCTACTGACGAAGAAGTACTACACAAAGCGAATGATGTGGAGTATGGTCTTGCCGCCAGCGTCTGGACCAGTAACCATGGTCGCGCGCAGCGCTTCAGCATTGACCTCGATTTTGGCACGGTGTGGATTAACAATCACATTCCTCTGTGCGCCGAAATGCCGCACGGCGGGTTCAAAAAATCGGGTTATGGCAAAGATCTCTCATCCTATTCGCTCGAAGAATACACTCGGGTGAAACATATCATGTGTGACATTTCTGAATAG
- a CDS encoding PLP-dependent aminotransferase family protein, with product MRSLAGDVIKQAFSQQPDEKLHRRLYAAICSCILEGSLKPATRMPPSRDLAGELTLSRNTVLRVYEQLQAEGYISARTSSGTFVTDSVLDNLNLRPNKEPVAATLEDHTRLSARCLELLGHASASPRQWGAFIPGVPDVEHFPHRVLKKIQDRLARRLRPEFLTYDAAGGVNELKEALADYLRTARGVRCSPEQILITEGIHQALDLVTRTLCNPGDNAWIEEPGYWGIKNILRINAVNFSAIPVDEQGMVPPEAGEPAPKLIFVTPSHQYPLGSVMSLSRRQQLLFRARETRSWIVEDDYDSEFRFSGQPIPSLQGLEEETPVIYIGTFSKTLYPALRLGYVVLPKPLAAPLKKVHNDLYRGGHLLIQAALAEFIREGYYAAHIRKMRQLYSRRRQTLVELISRQLGEHYLGSFSSNAGLHMILQLPAGSDDVVIAQQANTQGLLVRPLSRYYVNEEKRSGLLLGFASIEEHEMAAAFTRLVGIIRVNAV from the coding sequence ATGCGTTCACTTGCCGGAGATGTGATCAAGCAGGCATTTAGCCAGCAGCCAGATGAAAAACTGCATCGTCGTCTGTATGCCGCCATTTGTAGTTGCATCCTCGAAGGTAGCCTGAAACCGGCTACCCGAATGCCTCCTTCACGTGACCTGGCAGGAGAGCTGACGCTATCGCGCAATACCGTCCTGCGGGTTTACGAGCAGTTGCAGGCCGAAGGCTATATTTCTGCGCGTACCAGCAGCGGCACATTTGTCACTGACAGCGTGCTGGACAATCTCAACCTGCGTCCCAATAAAGAACCTGTTGCTGCCACTCTGGAGGATCACACCCGCTTATCTGCCCGCTGCCTTGAGCTGTTGGGTCATGCCAGCGCCAGTCCCCGTCAGTGGGGGGCATTTATTCCAGGCGTACCTGATGTAGAGCATTTCCCTCACCGGGTACTCAAAAAAATTCAGGACAGGCTGGCGAGACGCCTGCGTCCGGAGTTTCTTACTTACGATGCCGCAGGCGGCGTGAATGAGCTAAAAGAAGCGCTGGCAGACTATCTGCGAACCGCGCGTGGCGTGCGGTGTTCGCCGGAGCAAATTCTGATTACTGAAGGTATTCACCAGGCGCTGGATCTGGTGACCCGAACATTATGCAACCCCGGTGATAATGCCTGGATTGAGGAGCCGGGCTACTGGGGAATCAAAAATATTCTGCGCATCAATGCGGTAAATTTTTCGGCTATCCCGGTTGATGAACAAGGCATGGTCCCTCCGGAAGCTGGAGAGCCTGCGCCAAAACTTATTTTTGTGACACCGTCACATCAATATCCTCTCGGTTCGGTGATGAGCCTCAGTCGCCGTCAGCAACTTCTGTTTCGCGCACGCGAAACGCGAAGCTGGATAGTGGAAGATGACTATGACAGCGAGTTCCGCTTTTCAGGTCAGCCGATCCCCTCTTTGCAGGGACTGGAAGAAGAGACGCCGGTCATCTATATCGGGACATTCAGTAAGACACTCTATCCTGCGCTACGTCTCGGGTATGTGGTGCTGCCCAAACCGCTAGCCGCACCGCTGAAGAAAGTTCATAACGACCTCTATCGCGGCGGACATTTGCTGATTCAGGCCGCGCTGGCAGAGTTTATCCGTGAGGGTTACTACGCGGCGCACATACGTAAAATGCGCCAGCTGTACAGTCGTCGTCGTCAGACACTGGTGGAGCTTATCAGCCGCCAGCTTGGTGAGCATTATCTTGGCTCTTTCAGCAGCAACGCCGGGCTACACATGATTCTACAGTTGCCCGCCGGGAGCGATGACGTTGTTATTGCCCAACAGGCGAACACACAAGGGCTGCTGGTGCGCCCGCTGTCTCGCTACTACGTGAATGAAGAGAAGCGCAGCGGACTGCTGCTGGGATTTGCCAGTATCGAAGAGCATGAAATGGCGGCGGCGTTTACACGACTGGTGGGTATTATCAGAGTAAACGCCGTATAA
- a CDS encoding GntR family transcriptional regulator, with protein MITHAVIFAPIGQVSRSDQIVQRLSNAIITGLLEPKEQLPNETDLAKMMGVSHITIREALNTLRANNLIHTVRGRNGGSFVCENIDGKNSALHPFKAISTDYLSDLGEMHCAIISHSARLASRRMTSADIAKFREFVEVLSKANSPELMTQADMRCLLAIAASSHSARLANQELQVQAEWASLVAILYRADNIHAEIIALYSALADALAAHNEAESVQLATRIIDTFTYYLIEKKLKYNAN; from the coding sequence ATGATTACTCACGCGGTCATATTTGCGCCTATCGGGCAGGTCAGTCGTTCAGACCAGATAGTGCAGCGCCTTTCAAACGCCATTATCACGGGATTGCTGGAGCCAAAAGAACAGCTCCCCAACGAAACTGATTTGGCAAAGATGATGGGTGTCTCACATATCACCATCAGAGAAGCGCTAAACACGCTTCGGGCTAATAATCTTATCCATACGGTTCGTGGGCGTAATGGCGGAAGCTTCGTATGCGAAAACATCGATGGCAAAAACAGCGCTCTGCATCCGTTCAAAGCGATCAGTACGGATTACCTTTCTGATCTGGGTGAAATGCATTGCGCCATTATCAGCCATAGCGCAAGGCTGGCCTCCAGACGGATGACAAGCGCGGATATCGCCAAATTTCGCGAGTTTGTTGAAGTACTCAGTAAAGCAAACTCACCTGAACTGATGACCCAGGCCGATATGCGTTGCCTGCTGGCGATAGCCGCCAGTTCGCATTCGGCGCGGCTGGCCAACCAGGAGCTGCAGGTGCAGGCTGAATGGGCATCGCTGGTGGCGATACTTTATCGTGCAGACAACATTCATGCCGAAATTATCGCGCTTTATTCGGCGTTGGCCGATGCGCTGGCGGCGCACAACGAGGCGGAATCTGTGCAGCTTGCCACACGGATCATCGACACGTTTACCTATTACCTTATTGAAAAAAAGCTGAAATATAACGCGAACTGA
- a CDS encoding NAD(P)/FAD-dependent oxidoreductase, with amino-acid sequence MAITRRDFLNGVAVTIAAGLTPLEWVRAAGKGNAFIDGHYYPPALTGLRGNHPGSFEMAHALGREHKHFDLNALPVEEEYDLVIVGGGISGLAAGCFWRQLAGQNSRVLILDNHDDFGGHAKRNEFTSSGKKLLGYGGSEAFQSPAHNFSPEVQKLMETVGVSVTRLKESFDVNFYPDWQLSRGVFFDKKNFGETKIVSGDPGRAVSDDIPPDRLNGRKIEDFINDFPLSENDRKALIDLHVRPGDYLPGMTVDEKMEWLDTHSYSEFLATKVGLSKMALLYFQQRSNDFFAIGIEGISCSDARACALPGMEGMGLPPLDGESLADLEEPYVYHFPDGNAGLARLLVRYMLPDALPGNTMEDSVLARLHYEKLDLPENTTRLRLNSTVINAANVQDGVAVTYLRDGKMHRVRGKNTIMAGYNMMIPYLVPEMPEQQQADLKLNVKAPLVYTNVVVKNWQAFKQLGVHEFYSPAAPYSRVKLDYPVSIGGYQHPASPDDPMVIHMVYVPTYPGSNLSAREQFRLGRAYLLGTTFAAHEEMIRSQLQEMFGSTGFDNQRDIAAITVNRWAHGYAYYANSLFDDMDKMPEIIERARQPVGRIAIANSDSDWSAYAHTAIDQAWRAVNELKDMG; translated from the coding sequence ATGGCAATTACCAGACGTGATTTTCTCAACGGCGTCGCGGTGACTATTGCGGCGGGGCTTACTCCGCTGGAATGGGTCAGGGCGGCAGGAAAGGGAAACGCATTTATAGATGGACACTATTATCCGCCCGCGCTGACGGGGCTGCGGGGTAATCATCCTGGATCGTTTGAAATGGCGCATGCGCTAGGCCGCGAGCATAAGCATTTTGATCTAAACGCTCTGCCCGTTGAGGAAGAGTACGATCTGGTGATAGTGGGGGGCGGGATTAGCGGGCTGGCTGCCGGATGTTTCTGGCGACAACTTGCCGGACAAAATAGCCGGGTCCTGATCCTCGATAACCATGATGATTTTGGCGGGCATGCCAAACGTAATGAATTTACCAGCTCGGGCAAGAAACTACTCGGTTATGGCGGCAGCGAAGCATTCCAGTCACCCGCGCATAATTTCAGTCCTGAGGTACAAAAACTGATGGAAACCGTGGGCGTCAGCGTCACGCGGTTAAAAGAGAGTTTTGACGTAAACTTCTACCCCGACTGGCAGCTCAGTCGCGGCGTTTTCTTCGACAAAAAGAATTTTGGCGAAACAAAAATCGTCAGCGGCGATCCGGGCCGCGCGGTATCTGATGATATCCCGCCGGACAGGCTCAATGGGCGTAAAATTGAAGACTTTATCAATGATTTCCCGCTAAGTGAGAACGACAGAAAAGCGCTGATCGACCTGCACGTACGTCCTGGCGATTACCTTCCGGGGATGACGGTCGATGAGAAAATGGAATGGCTGGATACCCACAGCTACAGTGAATTTTTAGCAACAAAAGTTGGTTTGAGTAAAATGGCGCTGCTCTATTTTCAGCAGCGTTCCAATGACTTCTTTGCCATCGGCATTGAAGGCATCTCCTGCAGCGATGCCAGGGCGTGCGCCTTACCCGGCATGGAAGGGATGGGGTTACCGCCGTTGGACGGAGAGTCGCTGGCCGACCTCGAAGAGCCGTATGTTTACCATTTCCCGGACGGTAACGCCGGTCTGGCCCGACTGTTAGTCAGGTATATGCTGCCGGATGCGCTACCGGGTAACACTATGGAAGACTCTGTTCTCGCCAGACTGCATTACGAAAAGCTGGATCTACCAGAAAACACCACGCGTCTGCGCCTGAACAGCACGGTGATAAATGCGGCCAACGTACAGGATGGCGTGGCGGTGACCTATCTGCGTGACGGCAAAATGCACCGTGTGCGCGGTAAGAACACCATCATGGCAGGCTATAACATGATGATCCCGTATCTGGTGCCTGAGATGCCGGAACAGCAGCAGGCGGATCTCAAACTGAACGTGAAAGCACCGCTGGTGTACACCAACGTGGTGGTCAAAAACTGGCAGGCGTTCAAACAGCTTGGCGTACATGAATTTTACTCTCCGGCTGCTCCCTATAGCAGGGTTAAGCTCGACTATCCGGTCAGCATCGGCGGGTACCAACATCCGGCCTCACCGGACGATCCGATGGTCATTCACATGGTCTATGTGCCTACCTATCCTGGCAGTAACCTGTCGGCCAGAGAGCAGTTCCGTCTGGGACGAGCCTATTTACTGGGGACCACATTTGCGGCGCATGAGGAGATGATTCGTTCCCAGCTGCAGGAAATGTTTGGCTCAACGGGCTTTGATAATCAACGCGATATCGCCGCCATTACCGTTAACCGCTGGGCGCATGGCTATGCGTATTACGCCAACTCGCTGTTCGATGATATGGATAAAATGCCAGAAATTATCGAGCGGGCGCGTCAGCCAGTCGGTCGCATCGCCATCGCTAACTCCGATTCTGACTGGAGTGCTTATGCCCATACGGCGATCGACCAGGCATGGCGTGCGGTTAATGAACTCAAGGATATGGGGTGA
- a CDS encoding ester cyclase — MKTIKIAVLSLVMFSGFSLAESTSLNTVKEYMAAWNAHDASRAAQYLADDAVYYDAAAGEPINGREKAEKEVIGAFIKAVPDLSWKMVGKPVYDEDTVAFRWEFSGKNSGEWAGSPPTNNPIKFEGVSYIHVKAGKITWQGDYYDSKKLDEELKPVK, encoded by the coding sequence ATGAAAACCATAAAAATAGCGGTGCTTTCATTAGTGATGTTCTCGGGCTTTAGCCTGGCGGAAAGCACCTCGCTGAATACCGTGAAAGAGTATATGGCGGCGTGGAATGCGCACGATGCTTCGCGAGCCGCTCAATATCTTGCTGATGATGCGGTCTATTATGATGCCGCTGCGGGCGAACCAATAAACGGCAGAGAAAAAGCGGAAAAAGAGGTCATCGGTGCTTTTATTAAGGCGGTGCCAGACCTGAGCTGGAAAATGGTGGGTAAACCCGTCTACGACGAAGATACCGTGGCATTCCGTTGGGAATTTTCAGGAAAAAATAGTGGTGAATGGGCAGGGAGTCCGCCGACAAATAATCCGATCAAATTTGAAGGCGTCAGCTATATTCATGTTAAAGCAGGAAAAATCACCTGGCAGGGTGACTATTATGATTCTAAAAAACTGGACGAAGAGTTAAAGCCAGTGAAGTAG
- a CDS encoding cytochrome c translates to MRNVTVLAACLFTASVSAAESNGEYIARISDCVACHTTEGGAAMAGGKKFPTPVGDIYSTNITPDKTQGIGNYSYEDFEKAVRQGIAKDGHPLYPAMPYPSYAKLSDADVQALYRYFMHDVRPSAQPNKENAIPWLLSARWPLHIWNWLFTDAPTTTAVNAKPDDNAALVKRGAYLVEGPGHCGSCHTPRGMAMNEKAYTNADAEYLSGAMIDGWYAPSLRGSGMSEQALKSLLLTGKSKHAAVSGSMAEVVTQSTQYLTDEDATAIAQYLLSLKSAKPEAGRTASTTASWSNSPEAGKVTYNRYCSTCHGLEGKGTDDNAPSLINNPLVMVDDPTPLFRVIAHGAETPTTRGNVSFKMPAYGGLLNDTEMRDVINYVRKSWGEGNGEVSQEDLAGVKKASH, encoded by the coding sequence ATGCGTAATGTAACCGTTCTTGCCGCCTGTTTATTTACCGCCTCTGTTAGCGCTGCGGAGTCTAATGGCGAATATATCGCGCGAATCTCAGACTGTGTGGCCTGCCATACCACTGAAGGTGGTGCTGCGATGGCGGGTGGCAAAAAGTTTCCTACCCCGGTAGGGGATATTTATTCGACCAACATTACCCCAGACAAGACGCAGGGTATTGGTAATTACTCATACGAGGATTTTGAAAAGGCGGTACGTCAGGGAATTGCCAAAGACGGTCATCCGCTCTATCCGGCTATGCCTTATCCCTCTTATGCAAAACTTTCTGACGCGGATGTTCAGGCGTTGTATCGCTATTTTATGCATGATGTCAGGCCGTCTGCGCAACCCAATAAAGAGAATGCTATTCCGTGGCTACTCTCCGCCCGCTGGCCACTGCATATCTGGAACTGGTTGTTTACCGACGCGCCAACAACGACAGCAGTGAATGCGAAACCAGATGACAACGCTGCCCTGGTAAAACGGGGCGCTTATCTGGTGGAAGGTCCTGGGCACTGCGGTTCATGTCATACACCGAGAGGCATGGCGATGAACGAAAAAGCGTATACCAATGCTGATGCCGAGTACCTGAGCGGCGCGATGATCGACGGCTGGTATGCGCCTTCGCTGCGGGGCAGCGGAATGTCAGAGCAGGCGTTAAAATCGCTGCTGCTGACCGGTAAAAGCAAACATGCCGCGGTTTCTGGTTCGATGGCTGAAGTCGTTACGCAGAGTACGCAGTATCTGACTGATGAAGATGCCACGGCGATCGCGCAATATCTGCTGAGCCTGAAAAGCGCGAAGCCTGAAGCGGGGCGTACCGCATCGACTACTGCATCCTGGTCGAATTCACCCGAGGCGGGCAAAGTGACCTATAACCGCTACTGCTCCACCTGTCACGGACTGGAAGGGAAAGGTACGGATGATAACGCGCCTTCTTTGATCAATAACCCGTTGGTCATGGTTGATGACCCGACGCCACTGTTCAGAGTGATTGCCCACGGCGCAGAAACACCGACTACGCGTGGCAACGTCTCCTTTAAGATGCCTGCGTACGGTGGCCTGTTAAACGACACCGAAATGCGCGACGTGATTAACTACGTGCGTAAGAGTTGGGGAGAAGGGAATGGCGAAGTAAGCCAGGAAGACCTGGCTGGCGTTAAAAAAGCGTCACATTAA